In a single window of the Marinitoga sp. 38H-ov genome:
- a CDS encoding aromatic ring-hydroxylating dioxygenase subunit alpha — MIKNQWYIILSSNELKKGNLIGITRFGEKLTLWRDENNNINCISDICCHRGASISHGKILNNGERVMCPFHGFEYDSTGKVQTIPANGRNTPVPDNFKVKSFYTYELANFIWVWYGDEKPDNIPSFFEDIDDEFSFVEFNELWNVHYSRAIENQLDPIHVPFVHYNTIGKGNRTVMDGPIIKWTDDTMFYYYMKSRIEDGTPAKKPNELSQEDVSKVYLEFKFPNFWENHIAEKIRVVAAFVPIDDEHTKIYLRFYNKFTKSKSINTIIGWFAIPFNKKVLNQDKVVVEKQIPKKSELRMNENLITGDLPILEYRRKRDELKNREELNEYMES, encoded by the coding sequence ATGATTAAAAATCAATGGTATATAATACTTTCTTCTAATGAACTAAAAAAAGGAAATTTAATTGGTATTACTAGATTTGGTGAAAAATTAACTCTTTGGAGAGATGAAAATAATAATATTAACTGTATCTCTGATATTTGCTGCCACAGAGGGGCTTCAATTTCTCATGGAAAAATTTTAAATAATGGAGAAAGAGTTATGTGCCCATTTCATGGTTTTGAATATGACTCAACTGGAAAGGTTCAAACAATACCAGCAAATGGTAGAAATACGCCTGTTCCAGATAATTTTAAAGTAAAATCGTTTTATACATATGAATTGGCTAATTTTATTTGGGTTTGGTATGGCGATGAAAAACCTGATAATATCCCTTCATTTTTTGAAGATATTGATGATGAATTTTCGTTTGTAGAATTTAATGAATTATGGAACGTTCATTATAGTAGAGCTATTGAAAATCAATTAGATCCTATTCATGTACCTTTTGTTCATTATAATACAATTGGAAAAGGAAACAGAACTGTAATGGATGGGCCCATTATTAAATGGACAGATGATACCATGTTTTATTATTATATGAAAAGCAGAATAGAAGATGGAACCCCTGCTAAAAAGCCTAATGAATTATCTCAAGAAGATGTTAGTAAGGTTTATTTGGAATTTAAATTTCCAAATTTCTGGGAAAATCATATTGCAGAAAAAATAAGGGTAGTAGCAGCTTTTGTTCCTATAGACGATGAACATACAAAAATATATTTAAGATTTTATAATAAGTTTACAAAGTCAAAAAGTATTAATACTATAATCGGGTGGTTTGCTATACCATTTAATAAAAAGGTTTTAAATCAAGACAAAGTTGTAGTTGAAAAACAAATACCTAAAAAAAGCGAATTAAGAATGAATGAAAATTTAATTACCGGTGATTTACCAATTTTAGAATACAGAAGAAAAAGAGATGAACTAAAAAATAGGGAGGAATTAAATGAATATATGGAATCCTGA
- a CDS encoding amidohydrolase, whose amino-acid sequence MKILFKNANIYPITSEPFKGDLLIENGKIKKLGKNIKVKADEIIDVEGKFIFPGFVDAHSHIGVFEEGVGEGYYQDGNEMTDPNTAQVRVIDAFYPEDAAIKRALEGGVTTVMVVPGSANPIGGQGAILKFKSKIVDEMIIKEPAGLKMAMGENPKRVYGSQKKLPSTRLGSVAVIREYFLKVKNYMKKKENGEFNDFDLKMEIGEKVLKREIPARIHAHRADDIITAIRLSEEFGFDLVIEHATEAYKVADYIKEKNIPLVLGPLFGFRTKLELKDLSFEVLRIINEKGILAGLMCDHPVLHLEHANVQAALGMRYGAKEEDLIKMLTINPAKILKIDDRVGSLEPGKDADIAIWNYHPFDIRAKAESVYIEGKKVL is encoded by the coding sequence ATGAAAATACTTTTTAAAAACGCAAATATTTATCCTATTACATCTGAACCTTTTAAAGGAGATTTATTAATTGAAAATGGTAAAATAAAAAAACTTGGTAAAAATATTAAAGTTAAGGCAGACGAAATAATTGATGTAGAAGGAAAGTTTATTTTTCCAGGATTTGTTGACGCTCATTCTCATATAGGTGTTTTTGAAGAAGGTGTTGGTGAAGGTTATTATCAAGATGGAAATGAAATGACTGATCCAAATACTGCACAAGTAAGAGTAATAGATGCTTTTTATCCAGAGGATGCTGCTATAAAAAGGGCTTTAGAAGGTGGAGTTACAACAGTAATGGTTGTTCCTGGAAGTGCTAATCCTATAGGAGGACAAGGCGCAATTTTGAAATTTAAATCCAAAATAGTAGATGAAATGATTATTAAAGAGCCTGCTGGATTAAAAATGGCTATGGGTGAAAACCCAAAAAGAGTGTACGGTTCACAAAAAAAGTTACCTTCAACAAGACTTGGTAGTGTAGCTGTAATAAGAGAATATTTTTTAAAGGTTAAAAATTATATGAAAAAGAAAGAAAATGGAGAATTTAATGATTTTGATTTAAAAATGGAAATAGGAGAAAAAGTTTTAAAAAGAGAAATACCCGCAAGAATCCATGCCCATAGAGCTGATGATATAATTACCGCTATTAGATTATCAGAAGAATTCGGTTTTGATTTGGTAATTGAGCATGCAACTGAAGCTTATAAAGTTGCAGATTATATAAAAGAAAAGAATATTCCGTTAGTGTTAGGACCTTTATTTGGATTTAGAACAAAATTAGAATTAAAAGATTTGTCTTTTGAAGTTTTAAGAATAATTAATGAAAAAGGTATTTTAGCAGGATTAATGTGTGATCATCCGGTTCTACATCTTGAACATGCTAATGTACAGGCTGCACTTGGTATGAGATATGGAGCAAAAGAAGAGGATCTAATTAAAATGTTAACTATAAACCCAGCAAAGATATTAAAAATAGATGATAGAGTTGGTTCTTTAGAACCTGGAAAAGATGCAGATATTGCCATATGGAATTATCATCCATTTGATATCAGAGCAAAAGCTGAAAGTGTTTATATAGAAGGTAAAAAAGTATTATAA
- a CDS encoding ribonucleoside triphosphate reductase, translated as MDLIYDYINNNDWKVRENSNMQYSLQGLNNHIHQEITKRFWLNEIYDKHNKKISEYHKNGFMHIHDLGALSAYCVGWDLEELLRKGFNGVPGKVASGPAKHFRTALGQIVNFLYTMQGEAAGAVAFSNFDTLLAPFIKYDNLNYNQVKQSIQEFIFNMNVPTRVGFQSPFSNITMDLTVPSTHKNKKVIIGGKEKNDKYCDFQKEMDMINKAFIEVMLEGDFDGRPFSFPIPTYNITKDFDWNSDVATMIMIMTMKYGTPYFANYINSDMNPEDARSMCCRLKLDNRQVINHMQQLSFGFINEDKKENENTEIKRRGGLFGSNPLTGSIGVVTINMPRLMYLSKGDKNKFYHLLDEVMNLAKESLEIKRIYVEEWTKQGLYPYTKVYLDNVYKLTGQYWANHFSTIGFVGMHEGLLNFGIEDGIVNIEGKTFAQEIMDYMLNKLNVFNKETGNLYNLEASPAEGTSHRLARIDKKEFGDNIKHSGSNEKPYYTNSVHPPVNHFEDPFDLLDHQEGLQNKWTGGTVIHIFIGEKITDAETLKEFIKFSFKNYSLPYMSITPTFSICPEHGYISGEYFECPYCGKKTEVYSRVVGYYRPVQNWNDGKQQEYIERIKFKINDKILRS; from the coding sequence ATGGATTTAATTTATGATTATATTAATAACAACGATTGGAAAGTTCGAGAAAATTCTAATATGCAATATTCACTTCAAGGTTTAAATAATCACATTCATCAAGAAATAACTAAAAGATTTTGGCTAAATGAAATTTATGATAAACATAATAAAAAAATAAGCGAATATCATAAAAATGGATTTATGCATATTCATGATTTAGGAGCATTATCTGCATATTGTGTTGGTTGGGATTTAGAAGAGCTTTTAAGAAAAGGGTTTAACGGCGTTCCAGGCAAAGTTGCTTCCGGACCTGCAAAACATTTTAGAACTGCTTTAGGTCAAATTGTTAATTTTTTATATACAATGCAAGGTGAAGCAGCAGGAGCTGTAGCTTTTTCTAATTTTGACACTTTATTAGCTCCTTTTATAAAATATGATAATTTAAATTATAATCAAGTTAAACAATCAATACAAGAATTTATTTTTAATATGAATGTTCCAACACGAGTTGGATTTCAATCTCCATTTAGCAATATCACAATGGATTTAACTGTCCCTTCAACTCATAAGAACAAAAAAGTTATTATAGGCGGAAAAGAAAAGAATGATAAATATTGTGATTTCCAAAAAGAAATGGATATGATTAATAAAGCTTTTATTGAAGTAATGCTCGAAGGAGACTTTGACGGAAGACCTTTTTCATTCCCTATTCCAACATATAATATTACAAAGGATTTTGATTGGAACAGTGACGTTGCAACAATGATAATGATAATGACTATGAAATATGGAACTCCTTATTTTGCTAATTATATTAATTCAGATATGAACCCTGAAGACGCAAGATCTATGTGTTGTCGATTAAAATTAGATAATAGACAAGTAATAAACCATATGCAACAACTTTCATTTGGATTTATTAATGAAGACAAAAAAGAAAATGAAAATACTGAAATTAAAAGAAGAGGAGGATTGTTTGGTTCTAATCCATTAACAGGGTCGATTGGTGTAGTTACAATAAATATGCCAAGATTAATGTATTTATCTAAAGGAGATAAAAATAAATTTTATCATTTACTTGATGAAGTCATGAATTTAGCAAAAGAAAGCCTTGAAATAAAAAGGATATATGTAGAAGAATGGACAAAGCAAGGTTTATACCCATATACCAAAGTATACCTTGATAATGTTTATAAACTAACAGGACAATATTGGGCTAATCATTTTTCTACTATTGGTTTTGTAGGAATGCATGAAGGATTATTAAACTTTGGTATTGAAGATGGAATTGTAAATATTGAAGGAAAAACATTTGCTCAAGAAATAATGGATTATATGCTAAATAAATTAAATGTATTTAATAAAGAAACTGGAAATTTATACAATTTAGAAGCATCTCCTGCTGAAGGAACATCACATAGATTGGCTAGAATAGATAAAAAAGAATTTGGAGATAACATTAAACATTCAGGTTCAAATGAAAAACCATATTATACTAATTCTGTACATCCTCCTGTAAATCATTTTGAAGATCCATTTGATTTACTTGATCATCAGGAAGGATTACAAAACAAATGGACAGGTGGTACAGTAATTCATATTTTTATAGGTGAAAAAATCACAGATGCAGAAACTTTAAAAGAATTTATTAAGTTTAGTTTTAAAAATTATTCTCTACCTTACATGAGCATTACTCCAACATTTTCAATTTGTCCTGAACATGGTTATATTTCTGGAGAATATTTTGAATGTCCATATTGCGGGAAAAAAACAGAAGTATATTCAAGAGTTGTTGGATACTATAGACCTGTTCAAAATTGGAATGATGGAAAACAACAAGAATATATTGAAAGAATAAAATTTAAAATTAATGATAAAATCTTAAGGAGTTAA
- a CDS encoding anaerobic ribonucleoside-triphosphate reductase activating protein: MLLAGIRTFSFVDFPKKISAVVYTGGCNFRCEWCHNWKIAYSNEYNIIPEENIINKLKDLKKRVSAVCITGGEPTIHKDLPEFISKIKKLGYLIKLDTNGTNYIMIKELIEKKLIDYIAMDIKAKPENYYKLINVPKEYWNNIYETIEILRCSDVEHEFRMTYVPGLSSDEDVEFFEDLLLDNEKGYITIANSTEIYEIKNKENLNFKKLILR, translated from the coding sequence ATGCTATTAGCTGGAATTAGAACATTTAGTTTTGTCGATTTCCCAAAGAAGATATCTGCTGTAGTATATACTGGAGGATGCAATTTTAGATGTGAGTGGTGTCATAATTGGAAAATTGCATATTCAAATGAATATAATATTATTCCAGAGGAAAATATTATAAATAAATTAAAAGATTTAAAAAAAAGAGTAAGTGCTGTGTGTATTACTGGCGGAGAGCCAACTATTCATAAAGATTTACCTGAATTTATTTCTAAAATAAAAAAATTGGGGTATTTAATAAAACTTGATACTAACGGGACAAATTATATAATGATAAAAGAATTAATTGAAAAAAAATTAATTGATTATATAGCTATGGATATTAAAGCTAAACCAGAAAATTATTATAAGTTAATAAATGTACCAAAAGAATATTGGAATAATATATATGAAACTATAGAAATATTAAGATGTTCAGATGTTGAACACGAATTTAGAATGACATATGTTCCTGGATTATCAAGTGATGAGGATGTAGAATTTTTTGAAGATTTATTATTAGATAATGAGAAAGGGTATATAACTATAGCTAATTCCACGGAAATCTATGAGATAAAAAATAAAGAAAATTTGAATTTTAAAAAACTAATTCTTAGATAA
- a CDS encoding RRXRR domain-containing protein — MPTKRYGKVRRLLKQGLAKVVRREPFTIQLLYETTYYTQQVTVGVDIGSKTVGISAITKKQELFSTEIELRQEYKEVVDEKKGVQKNKKIPQKKI; from the coding sequence ATGCCAACTAAAAGATATGGAAAAGTTAGGAGGCTCTTAAAACAAGGTCTTGCTAAAGTTGTTAGAAGAGAACCATTCACAATTCAGTTATTATACGAAACTACATACTATACACAACAAGTTACAGTCGGTGTTGATATTGGTTCAAAAACAGTTGGTATTTCAGCAATAACGAAAAAACAAGAGCTATTTAGTACTGAAATTGAACTCAGACAAGAATATAAAGAAGTTGTTGATGAAAAGAAAGGAGTACAGAAGAACAAGAAGATACCGCAAAAGAAGATATAG
- the iscB gene encoding RNA-guided endonuclease IscB produces the protein MKRKEYRRTRRYRKRRYRKPRFLNRRRREDWLAPNIQWKVNAHIKIINFIAKILPVKKVVVEIAPFDTHKIVNPDVKGKEYQEGQQKGFWDVREYCLWRAGYKSETSGKKGILEVHHVIPRSQGGTDNPSNLIVLTAEDHKAIHEDKLKISSIRLKKIKILKDASHVSTIVWFIVNHLKQKYDVGITYGSATKSKRIEIGLEKTHRNDAFVISGGNNFIKKLDR, from the coding sequence ATGAAAAGAAAGGAGTACAGAAGAACAAGAAGATACCGCAAAAGAAGATATAGAAAACCACGGTTTCTAAATAGACGCAGGCGTGAAGATTGGCTTGCTCCAAATATACAATGGAAAGTTAATGCACATATAAAAATTATTAACTTCATAGCAAAGATACTACCAGTCAAAAAAGTTGTGGTTGAAATAGCACCGTTTGATACACACAAAATAGTTAATCCTGATGTTAAAGGTAAAGAATATCAAGAAGGTCAGCAAAAAGGTTTTTGGGATGTTAGAGAGTACTGTTTGTGGCGTGCAGGATACAAATCTGAGACATCAGGTAAAAAAGGTATATTGGAAGTACATCACGTCATACCAAGAAGCCAAGGCGGAACTGATAATCCTTCCAATTTAATAGTTTTAACTGCAGAAGACCACAAAGCTATTCATGAAGATAAACTTAAAATTTCAAGTATCAGACTTAAGAAAATTAAAATCCTAAAAGATGCGAGTCATGTTTCAACAATAGTCTGGTTCATTGTGAACCACTTAAAACAAAAATATGATGTTGGTATAACATATGGTAGTGCTACAAAATCTAAAAGAATAGAAATAGGATTGGAGAAAACACATAGGAACGATGCTTTTGTCATTTCTGGAGGAAATAATTTTATTAAAAAATTAGACCGTTGA
- a CDS encoding diacylglycerol kinase family protein — MKKYYIIVNPHSSGSKAIKLWPKIREILENNDFEFEYKLTKGKMDAYNITIEAIKKGYKKIIGVGGDGTANEIVNGIFNQDYVNPKDIILGIIPTGTGNDWGKTIGIPSDYVQAIEVLKKGNIITQDVGKVIYYENNEKKERYFMNIAGMFFDAIVVKNTNISKDKNKSGAFSYLLNLLTTLFKYKYQKAEININGKIIKEKIFTMAVGICKYSGGGMKMLPNAIPNDGLFDIIIIRDVPRFQVIRHIKKLFDGSFVELKWVKQYKAKNIKLTSHEKIYLEVDGEHLGHSPFEFKIYKKSLNVFGE; from the coding sequence ATGAAAAAGTATTATATCATAGTTAATCCACACTCTTCTGGTTCAAAAGCTATTAAATTATGGCCAAAAATTAGAGAAATTTTAGAAAATAATGATTTTGAGTTTGAGTATAAATTAACTAAAGGCAAAATGGATGCATATAATATTACAATAGAAGCTATTAAAAAAGGGTATAAAAAGATCATAGGAGTAGGCGGAGATGGCACAGCAAATGAAATCGTAAATGGTATTTTTAATCAAGATTATGTTAACCCAAAAGATATTATTTTAGGAATTATACCTACTGGAACTGGAAATGATTGGGGTAAAACCATTGGAATTCCAAGTGATTATGTACAAGCGATAGAAGTTTTAAAAAAAGGAAATATTATTACACAAGACGTTGGAAAGGTTATATATTACGAAAATAATGAAAAAAAAGAAAGATATTTCATGAATATAGCGGGAATGTTTTTTGATGCTATAGTGGTAAAAAATACCAATATATCAAAAGATAAAAATAAAAGCGGAGCTTTTTCATATCTTTTAAATCTTTTAACAACATTATTTAAATATAAATATCAAAAGGCTGAAATAAATATTAATGGAAAAATAATTAAAGAAAAAATATTTACTATGGCTGTTGGAATTTGTAAATATAGTGGTGGCGGAATGAAAATGTTACCTAATGCGATACCAAATGATGGATTATTTGATATTATTATTATAAGAGATGTGCCAAGATTTCAAGTAATAAGGCATATTAAAAAACTTTTTGATGGTTCTTTTGTTGAATTAAAATGGGTGAAACAATATAAAGCTAAAAATATAAAATTAACTTCTCATGAAAAAATTTATTTAGAAGTAGACGGAGAACATTTAGGACATAGTCCATTTGAGTTTAAAATATATAAAAAATCATTAAATGTATTTGGAGAGTGA
- a CDS encoding DUF554 domain-containing protein: MIPTIVNALAVVMGSLLGILAKKGIPDKLKNILFYAVGLTTLGIGINMSMSANNFLIVLSSMALGGLIGELLDIEGFLKKIGDNMQEGDFSTGFVMSSILFLVGPLTIIGSINAGLTNDGTLIYTKSLLDGISSTVLSSIYGLGVMVSAGSVLLVQGSIVLLASQLSFLTNEIYLNDLVAIGGIMVLGIGLKILEIKDTKVGNFLPALLLSPILVWIVSLFK; this comes from the coding sequence ATGATACCAACTATTGTTAATGCTCTTGCTGTTGTAATGGGAAGTTTATTAGGAATATTAGCAAAAAAAGGAATACCTGATAAATTAAAAAACATATTATTTTATGCTGTTGGATTAACAACATTAGGCATAGGTATAAATATGTCTATGTCTGCAAATAATTTCTTAATTGTATTAAGTTCAATGGCATTAGGAGGATTAATTGGAGAATTACTTGATATAGAAGGATTTCTTAAAAAAATAGGCGATAATATGCAAGAAGGTGATTTCTCAACTGGGTTTGTTATGTCTTCAATATTATTTCTTGTTGGACCATTAACTATAATTGGTTCAATAAATGCAGGTTTAACAAATGACGGGACATTGATATACACAAAATCCCTACTAGATGGTATTTCATCTACAGTATTATCTTCTATATACGGCTTAGGAGTTATGGTATCCGCTGGTTCTGTTTTACTTGTTCAAGGAAGTATTGTATTATTAGCTTCACAATTATCTTTTTTAACAAATGAAATTTATTTAAATGATTTAGTAGCAATTGGTGGTATAATGGTATTAGGAATTGGACTAAAAATATTAGAAATAAAGGACACTAAAGTAGGAAACTTTCTACCAGCATTATTATTATCCCCTATTTTAGTTTGGATTGTATCTTTATTTAAGTGA
- a CDS encoding N-glycosylase/DNA lyase yields MKLIKDIESIYDEARPLVEERWQEFINLGKNGNEKELFSELCFCVLTANWSAKGGMKAQKEIGPDGFVELELDELEYALRKVGHRFPRARAQYIVSNRWVVRTIKHLFVLPYYQVREFLVKNIKGIGWKESSHFLRNVGYGEVAILDKHILRLMVENNLIDSIPKGWTKNRYLDYEKRLKVLEEHFKEPIGKLDLYLWYLVKKSVDK; encoded by the coding sequence ATGAAATTAATTAAAGATATTGAAAGTATATATGATGAAGCAAGACCTTTAGTTGAAGAGAGATGGCAAGAATTCATAAATCTAGGTAAAAATGGAAATGAGAAAGAATTATTTTCAGAGTTATGCTTTTGCGTTTTAACAGCCAATTGGAGTGCAAAAGGTGGCATGAAAGCTCAAAAAGAGATTGGCCCTGATGGATTTGTTGAATTAGAATTAGATGAATTAGAATATGCATTGAGAAAAGTTGGACATAGATTCCCTAGAGCAAGAGCTCAATATATTGTTTCTAACAGATGGGTTGTTAGAACAATTAAGCATTTATTTGTTTTACCATATTACCAAGTTAGAGAATTTCTAGTAAAAAATATAAAAGGTATTGGTTGGAAAGAATCAAGCCATTTTTTGAGAAATGTGGGTTATGGTGAAGTTGCTATACTTGATAAACATATATTAAGATTAATGGTTGAAAATAATCTAATTGATTCGATTCCAAAAGGATGGACAAAAAATAGATATTTAGATTATGAAAAACGATTAAAGGTATTAGAAGAACATTTTAAAGAACCTATAGGCAAATTAGATTTATATCTATGGTATTTAGTTAAAAAAAGTGTTGATAAGTAA
- a CDS encoding alanyl-tRNA editing protein: protein MIKIIETKKEKKNIYAISEESPFYPDGKGGQLGDRGKIGDANVLFVEYKNSKYYHLIDKEISPGEYEYNIDSNRRFDIAQQHTAQHIISAAFEQIADLNTVGFRVGEEYTTIDLDYNSVKYIDEAERISNEIIQKHIQIEEIFTTIDKIHEYNLRNQLSEKVKGQVRLIKIGDFDINPCGGFHVKNTGEIGLIKIIDKEKIKGNLIRYYFVAGNRAIKDYENRIEITKEISNMLTSKIEDTPKRLEETINKMKEYKSKYEKLNEKYAEIIASDILRNAEVINDIKLIYLDTSDEYVLYLPKFLPMDEILYVVKNNNRLEISSGKVNCKDLINNIKQYNPEIKGGGGINRGSIIGDISIEDIKKYL from the coding sequence ATGATAAAAATTATAGAGACAAAAAAAGAAAAAAAGAATATTTATGCAATTTCAGAAGAATCACCGTTTTATCCTGATGGTAAAGGCGGTCAATTAGGAGATAGAGGTAAAATTGGAGATGCTAATGTTTTATTTGTAGAATATAAAAATAGTAAGTATTATCATTTAATTGATAAAGAGATTTCCCCAGGTGAATATGAATATAATATAGATTCGAATAGAAGATTTGACATAGCTCAACAACACACGGCACAACATATTATTTCAGCTGCATTTGAACAAATTGCTGATTTGAATACTGTTGGGTTTAGGGTGGGAGAAGAATATACTACAATTGATTTAGATTATAATTCCGTGAAATATATCGATGAGGCTGAACGTATTTCAAATGAAATTATTCAAAAACATATTCAAATTGAAGAAATATTTACTACAATAGATAAGATACATGAATATAATTTAAGAAACCAATTAAGTGAAAAAGTTAAAGGTCAAGTTAGGTTAATTAAAATAGGTGATTTCGATATTAATCCTTGTGGCGGATTTCATGTAAAAAATACAGGAGAAATTGGATTAATAAAGATTATAGATAAAGAAAAAATTAAAGGTAATCTTATAAGATATTACTTTGTTGCTGGCAATAGGGCAATAAAAGATTATGAAAATAGGATTGAAATTACAAAAGAAATTTCTAATATGCTAACTTCAAAAATTGAAGATACTCCAAAAAGATTAGAAGAAACTATAAATAAAATGAAAGAATATAAGTCTAAATATGAAAAATTAAATGAAAAATATGCAGAAATTATTGCAAGTGATATATTAAGAAATGCAGAGGTTATTAATGATATTAAATTGATATATTTAGATACTAGTGATGAGTATGTTTTATATTTACCAAAATTTTTACCTATGGATGAAATTCTATATGTAGTTAAAAATAATAACAGATTAGAAATTTCTTCTGGTAAAGTTAATTGTAAGGATTTAATAAATAATATTAAACAATACAACCCAGAAATTAAAGGTGGCGGAGGAATAAATAGAGGAAGTATAATAGGGGACATATCTATAGAAGATATTAAAAAATATTTATAA
- a CDS encoding SprT family zinc-dependent metalloprotease — protein sequence MNILKTKYFDINYKIIKSNRNTISIIIENTGNVIVRAPKFLSDFEIKKFVFDKSDWIISKLLNLKTIENKKYLDGERFLFLGKYYKLITIEGNYGIGIQDDYIYISLKKEFFDNIELKKEMIYKWYKKEAKKIILDRLDYYSKIMNLKYGKVTIRDQKTRWGSCSSKNNLSFNFRIVMAPIRKLDYIVVHELSHIIYKHHQKEFWNYVSKYCNDYLESRVWFKENGYKLVL from the coding sequence ATGAATATTTTAAAAACGAAATACTTTGATATAAATTATAAAATAATTAAATCAAATAGAAACACAATATCTATTATTATAGAAAATACTGGAAATGTAATAGTAAGAGCTCCAAAATTTTTATCGGATTTTGAAATAAAAAAATTTGTTTTTGATAAAAGTGATTGGATAATTTCTAAATTATTAAATTTAAAAACGATAGAAAATAAAAAATATCTTGATGGAGAAAGATTTCTATTTTTAGGGAAGTATTATAAATTAATTACTATTGAAGGAAATTACGGCATTGGAATTCAAGATGACTATATATATATATCTTTAAAAAAAGAATTTTTTGATAATATAGAATTAAAAAAAGAAATGATATATAAATGGTATAAAAAAGAAGCAAAGAAAATAATCTTAGATAGATTAGATTATTATTCAAAAATAATGAATTTAAAGTATGGGAAAGTTACAATTAGAGATCAAAAAACACGATGGGGAAGTTGTTCTTCAAAAAATAATTTAAGTTTTAATTTTAGAATAGTAATGGCTCCTATAAGAAAATTAGATTATATTGTTGTTCATGAATTATCACATATAATATATAAACATCATCAAAAAGAATTTTGGAATTATGTTTCTAAATATTGTAATGATTATTTAGAATCTAGAGTATGGTTTAAAGAAAATGGATATAAACTAGTATTGTAG
- a CDS encoding ATP-binding cassette domain-containing protein has translation MLELKNINFKTGSRKILEDISYSFGKSKIYAVLGNNGVGKSTLARIIMGLDGYNHGGKIYFEGQNITNMSVTERAKLGITMAWQEPARFEGLGVKEYLTLGKRIDLSENELIEILNLVGLNPFYLHRNVDKTLSGGERKRIELASLIILKPKFAIFDEPDSGIDMMSNIMIERIFKIITANGGTVLSITHREEIAEIADEAFLICSGKIKAAGNPKKVSEVYKTTCDNCSHINVPVEFNGVKL, from the coding sequence ATGCTAGAACTTAAAAATATTAATTTTAAAACTGGTTCAAGAAAAATCCTAGAAGATATTTCATATTCTTTTGGAAAAAGTAAAATATATGCTGTTTTAGGTAATAATGGTGTTGGTAAATCAACATTAGCAAGGATAATAATGGGATTAGATGGATATAATCATGGAGGTAAAATTTATTTTGAAGGTCAAAACATAACAAATATGAGTGTCACTGAAAGAGCAAAATTAGGAATAACAATGGCTTGGCAAGAACCTGCTAGATTTGAAGGGTTAGGTGTAAAAGAATATTTAACTCTTGGAAAAAGAATTGATTTAAGTGAAAATGAATTAATAGAAATATTAAATTTAGTTGGTTTAAATCCTTTTTATTTACATAGAAATGTCGATAAAACATTATCTGGAGGAGAGAGAAAAAGAATAGAATTAGCATCATTGATAATATTAAAACCTAAATTTGCAATTTTTGATGAGCCGGATTCAGGTATTGATATGATGTCAAATATTATGATTGAAAGAATATTTAAAATAATTACAGCAAACGGTGGAACAGTTTTAAGTATAACCCACAGAGAAGAAATTGCTGAAATTGCTGATGAAGCATTTTTAATATGCTCAGGAAAAATTAAAGCAGCAGGGAATCCTAAAAAAGTTTCTGAAGTGTATAAAACAACATGTGATAATTGTTCTCATATTAATGTTCCAGTAGAATTTAATGGGGTGAAACTATGA